A genomic segment from Gossypium hirsutum isolate 1008001.06 chromosome D04, Gossypium_hirsutum_v2.1, whole genome shotgun sequence encodes:
- the LOC107943639 gene encoding OVARIAN TUMOR DOMAIN-containing deubiquitinating enzyme 9, which produces MACVRSVATFEHSFHRGGRQHHFRLFHWIQRRVKVAHTLLPKFEFENPVAPACLSSKVNEKQFNKLERCIQKAIYKLIEFLSGSNKLRKKRGRHSFIILPMITCDIDPDVAQWGLQDIQVCVYSHSGASCSVTQYEKFNSQTVHIREGCYEPECVNVENDAVIAHALQEELSRVAAAEASGFTNPSRDSILSQDWFGLQGRQHSSDCEDEVNHGTRDSDDFRSELGGNYGMGDNLYHGEDMLRIDTIDESSVLDGEVEKRLNDMVPIPHVPKINGDIPSVDEEISDHQRLLDRLLLYGLVENKVHGDGNCQFRSLSDQLYRSQDHHRFVRQQVVSQLKSNPEMYEGYVPMAYGDYLKKMNKTSEWGDHLTLQAAADWYGVKIFVLTSFKDTCYIEILPHYQKSERIIFLSFWAEVHYNSIYPEGELPKKKKKWWMV; this is translated from the exons ATGGCTTGTGTTAGATCTGTTGCCACATTCGAGCATTCTTTTCATCGTGGAG GGAGACAACACCATTTCCGTCTTTTCCATTGGATCCAACGT AGGGTTAAAGTTGCTCACACATTGCTACCAAAGTTTGAATTTGAAAACCCTGTTGCACCGGCATGTCTGTCTTCAAAAGTCAATGAG AAGCAGTTTAATAAGCTTGAAAGGTGCATACAGAAGGCAATATACAAACTTATAG AATTTCTTTCGGGGAGTAACAAGTTAAGGAAGAAACGTGGACGacattcttttataattttaccaaTGATTACATGTGATATAGATCCTGATGTTGCTCAATGGGGTCTCCAAGATATACAAGTTTGTGTATATAGCCATTCTGGTGCCAGTTGTAGTGTTACTCAGTATGAAAAATTCAATAGTCAAACTGTGCATATTAGAGAGGGTTGTTATGAACCTGAATGTGTAAATGTAGAGAATGATGCTGTTATTGCACATGCCCTGCAAGAGGAACTCTCACGAGTCGCTGCCGCAGAGGCATCTGGATTTACTAATCCTAGTCGAGACTCTATTCTTTCCCAAGATTGGTTTGGCCTTCAAGGAAGACAACATAGTTCCG ATTGTGAAGATGAAGTTAATCATGGGACAAGGGATTCAGATGATTTTAGAAGTGAACTAGGTGGTAATTATGGCATGGGAGACAACCTTTATCATGGTGAAGACATGTTGCGTATAGATACAATCGACGAGTCATCTGTTCTTGATGGTGAAGTAGAGAAGAGGTTGAATGACATGGTTCCTATTCCT CATGTACCTAAAATTAATGGAGATATACCATCGGTTGATGAAGAGATATCAGACCATCAAAGGCTGCTTGATAG GTTGCTGTTGTATGGTCTGGTTGAGAATAAGGTTCATGGTGATGGTAACTGTCAG TTTCGCTCTTTGTCAGACCAACTTTACCGTTCTCAAGACCACCACAGGTTTGTGAGGCAGCAAGTTGTTTCCCAG CTTAAATCAAATCCGGAGATGTATGAGGGTTATGTTCCAATGGCTTATGGTGACTACTTGAAGAAAATGAACaa GACCAGTGAATGGGGGGATCATCTTACATTGCAAGCAGCTGCTGATTGG TATGGGGTGAAGATATTTGTACTAACTTCATTCAAGGATACATGTTACATTGAGATCCTTCCACATTATCAAAAGTCTGAAAGAA TTATTTTCTTGAGTTTCTGGGCTGAGGTGCACTACAATTCCATATATCCAGAAGGAG AACTGcctaagaaaaagaagaaatggtGGATGGTTTGA
- the LOC107943640 gene encoding pumilio homolog 4 isoform X1 yields MVTGSNIDMLPTMDNGFEIPSGSLEESLTELELLLRARHNQQSVGHDRDLNIYRSGSAPPTVEGSLSAVGSLFAYPDFGDNNGVSGVGDSTTGNNGMLSEDEIRSHPAYLSYYYSHENINPRLPPPLLSKEDWRVAQRFQASGSSIGNIGDWRKKKLVDGGDSSSLFSMQPGLYVQQGQNDLMELRNTNARNMSRKMSAEWLDRGPDGLAPLSATGIGARRKSFADILQGGLDRPAILTGHLSRPASRNTFSDMLDVASIADPSPPGFGSGAESLEGLPAGVAHLKSHGKTTSHSFASAVGSSLSRSTTPEQHLVGRSPGSGLPPVGSKVSLVDKKNIVGSNAQNGHPSAVPELAELAATISGLNLSKTRHADENSHMRSHLQADLGNQQNFPLNLPNGHSHSVQQQFIDKSSAEKLLFSPNYIDFAREKGIAPNINASKISSNGEVRIPKRTSSSADLYAKVHPSGFGSLEGSDVAHPNVNLLNTDFIGRLPGAYSVNQKLNSAVKNNLSAGFSLTGTGDRQSSNRAGNQGSDLLSPLVDPRFMQYLQRTSYGTHTAASPDSLLAGNHGGTLHGDLDGLQKAYIEAILAQQKQQYELSLLGKAGGLNQGYYGNSSYGLGMPYAGNPLANSVLANIGSGSIQNDRTARFNSMMRSSSGSWHSDISSSMDGRYVSSLLDEFKNNKTRSFELLDIVDHVVEFSTDQYGSRFIQQKLETATEEEKIKIFPKIIPHACALMTDVFGNYVIQKFFEHGTESQRAELATQLTGHVLPLSLQMYGCRVIQKALEVVDVDQQTRMVAELDGSIMKCVHDQNGNHVIQKCIECVPQDRIQFIISAFYGQVVALSTHPYGCRVIQRVLEHCYDAKTQQIIMDEVMQSVCTLAQDQYGNYVIQHVLEHGKPHERSTIISKLAGQIVKMSQQKFASNVVEKCLTFGGPEERQILVNEMLGSTDENEPLQAMMKDQFGNYVVQKVLETCDDQNLELILSRIKVHLNGLKRYTYGKHIVSRVEKLIATGERRIGLLSSLSSLSS; encoded by the exons ATGGTTACCGGCAGTAACATAGATATGCTACCAACGATGGATAATGGTTTTGAAATACCTAGTGGGAGTTTGGAAGAGAGTTTGACTGAACTAGAATTGCTTTTGCGAGCTCGTCATAACCAACAATCTGTGGGTCATGACAGGGATCTTAACATATATAGAAGTGGCAGTGCGCCACCCACGGTTGAGGGATCCTTGAGTGCTGTTGGTAGTCTTTTTGCTTATCCTGATTTTGGAGACAATAATGGTGTCAGTGGTGTTGGTGATAGTACTACTGGCAATAATGGAATGCTGTCTGAAGATGAGATACGCTCGCATCCTGCATATCTTTCATACTATTACTCCCACGAAAACATAAATCCAAGGCTGCCTCCACCATTGTTATCAAAAGAGGATTGGCGAGTTGCACAAAGGTTCCAGGCTAGTGGCTCTTCCATTGGGAACATTGGGGACTGGAGAAAGAAGAAGTTGGTTGATGGTGGTGATAGTTCATCATTATTTTCGATGCAACCTGGTCTTTATGTGCAACAAGGGCAAAATGATTTGATGGAACTGAGGAATACCAATGCAAGGAATATGTCCCGGAAGATGTCTGCTGAGTGGCTTGATAGAGGCCCAGATGGTTTGGCTCCGCTGTCTGCTACTGGGATTGGTGCAAGGAGGAAGAGTTTTGCTGACATTCTTCAG GGTGGACTTGATCGACCTGCCATCTTAACTGGCCACCTGTCAAGGCCAGCAAGTCGAAATACTTTCAGTGATATGTTGGATGTGGCTAGCATTGCTGATCCCAGCCCTCCTGGTTTTGGTAGTGGAGCAGAGTCCTTGGAGGGCTTGCCTGCTGGTGTAGCTCATCTTAAGAGCCATGGTAAAACCACTTCTCACTCTTTTGCCTCTGCTGTGGGTTCTTCACTATCGAGGAGTACAACTCCTGAACAACATTTAGTTGGGAGGTCTCCTGGTTCTGGACTTCCTCCTGTTGGGAGCAAGGTCAGCCTAGTAGATAAAAAGAATATTGTTGGATCAAATGCTCAAAATGGGCATCCGTCTGCTGTGCCTGAACTTGCTGAACTTGCAGCTACAATATCTGGGTTGAACTTATCGAAAACTAGACATGCAGATGAGAATAGCCACATGCGATCTCATCTTCAGGCTGATCTGGGTAATCAGCAGAATTTTCCATTAAACTTGCCAAATGGTCATAGTCATAGTGTGCAGCAGCAATTCATTGACAAGTCTAGTGCTGAAAAGCTCTTATTTTCTCCAAACTATATTGACTTCGCAAGGGAAAAGGGGATTGCACCTAATATTAATGCTTCTAAGATTAGTTCCAATGGGGAAGTCAGGATTCCCAAAAGAACTTCCTCTTCTGCAGATCTTTATGCAAAAGTGCATCCTTCTGGATTTGGAAGTTTGGAAGGATCTGATGTTGCACATCCCAATGTGAATCTTTTGAACACAGATTTCATTGGCCGTCTACCTGGTGCTTATTCGGTTAACCAGAAGCTAAATTCTGCAGTTAAGAACAATTTAAGTGCGG GTTTCTCCTTGACTGGTACTGGTGATAGGCAAAGTTCAAATAGAGCAGGAAATCAAGGGTCTGACCTCCTTTCTCCACTTGTAGATCCTCGTTTTATGCAATACTTACAAAGAACTTCTTATGGGACACATACTGCGGCTAGTCCTGATTCTTTGCTTGCCGGGAACCATGGTGGTACTTTGCATGGGGATTTGGATGGCCTTCAAAAGGCATACATTGAGGCAATACTAGCTCAGCAGAAGCAGCAGTATGAATTGTCGCTTTTAGGTAAAGCTGGTGGTCTAAATCAGGGCTATTATGGGAATTCTTCATATGGCCTCGGCATGCCATATGCTGGAAATCCACTGGCAAATTCTGTACTTGCGAACATTGGTTCTGGGAGCATACAGAATGATAGAACTGCACGTTTTAATTCAATGATGAGAAGCTCATCAGGGTCATGGCACTCGGATATCAGTAGTAGTATGGATGGAAGATATGTATCATCTTTATTGGATGAATTTAAGAACAACAAGACTAGGTCTTTTGAACTCTTAGACATTGTTGACCATGTTGTTGAATTCAG TACGGATCAGTACGGTAGTCGCTTTATTCAGCAGAAATTAGAAACTGCCACAGAGGAAGAGAAGATCAAAATATTTCCTAAGATTATTCCCCATGCTTGTGCTTTGATGACTGATGTCTTTGGAAATTATGTCATACAGAAA TTTTTTGAGCATGGTACAGAAAGTCAAAGAGCGGAGTTAGCCACTCAGCTTACAGGTCATGTGTTGCCTCTTAGCCTTCAAATGTACGGTTGCAGAGTGATTCAAAAG GCTTTAGAAGTGGTTGATGTGGACCAGCAAACCAGAATGGTGGCAGAGCTTGATGGTTCAATCATGAAATGTGTTCATGATCAGAACGGTAATCATGTTATTCAAAAGTGTATAGAGTGTGTCCCTCAGGATCGAATTCAATTTATCATTTCAGCTTTCTATGGCCAAGTCGTGGCGCTTTCTACCCACCCTTATGGTTGTCGTGTCATTCAG AGGGTGCTGGAACATTGCTATGATGCAAAAACCCAACAAATCATTATGGATGAGGTCATGCAATCTGTATGCACTCTAGCACAAGATCAATATGGGAATTATGTTATTCAG CATGTTCTTGAACACGGTAAGCCACATGAGCGGTCCACGATCATCAGCAAGCTTGCTGGACAAATTGTGAAGATGAGTCAGCAGAAATTTGCTTCTAATGTCGTTGAAAAGTGCTTGACTTTTGGTGGGCCAGAGGAACGACAAATTCTGGTCAACGAGATGCTTGGTTCAACTGATGAAAATGAGCCATTACAG GCTATGATGAAAGATCAATTTGGAAACTATGTCGTGCAAAAGGTTCTTGAAACATGCGATGATCAAAATCTTGAGTTGATTCTTTCTCGAATCAAGGTCCATTTAAATGGCCTGAAGAGGTATACTTACGGCAAACATATTGTTTCCCGTGTTGAGAAGCTTATTGCAACTGGAG AAAGGCGTATAGGATTACTATCTAGCCTATCCTCATTGAGCTCCTGA
- the LOC107943640 gene encoding pumilio homolog 4 isoform X2, translating into MVTGSNIDMLPTMDNGFEIPSGSLEESLTELELLLRARHNQQSVGHDRDLNIYRSGSAPPTVEGSLSAVGSLFAYPDFGDNNGVSGVGDSTTGNNGMLSEDEIRSHPAYLSYYYSHENINPRLPPPLLSKEDWRVAQRFQASGSSIGNIGDWRKKKLVDGGDSSSLFSMQPGLYVQQGQNDLMELRNTNARNMSRKMSAEWLDRGPDGLAPLSATGIGARRKSFADILQGGLDRPAILTGHLSRPASRNTFSDMLDVASIADPSPPGFGSGAESLEGLPAGVAHLKSHGKTTSHSFASAVGSSLSRSTTPEQHLVGRSPGSGLPPVGSKVSLVDKKNIVGSNAQNGHPSAVPELAELAATISGLNLSKTRHADENSHMRSHLQADLGNQQNFPLNLPNGHSHSVQQQFIDKSSAEKLLFSPNYIDFAREKGIAPNINASKISSNGEVRIPKRTSSSADLYAKVHPSGFGSLEGSDVAHPNVNLLNTDFIGRLPGAYSVNQKLNSAVKNNLSAGFSLTGTGDRQSSNRAGNQGSDLLSPLVDPRFMQYLQRTSYGTHTAASPDSLLAGNHGGTLHGDLDGLQKAYIEAILAQQKQQYELSLLGKAGGLNQGYYGNSSYGLGMPYAGNPLANSVLANIGSGSIQNDRTARFNSMMRSSSGSWHSDISSSMDGRYVSSLLDEFKNNKTRSFELLDIVDHVVEFSTDQYGSRFIQQKLETATEEEKIKIFPKIIPHACALMTDVFGNYVIQKFFEHGTESQRAELATQLTGHVLPLSLQMYGCRVIQKALEVVDVDQQTRMVAELDGSIMKCVHDQNGNHVIQKCIECVPQDRIQFIISAFYGQVVALSTHPYGCRVIQRVLEHCYDAKTQQIIMDEVMQSVCTLAQDQYGNYVIQPPSANMSYVEHQCCGIMCH; encoded by the exons ATGGTTACCGGCAGTAACATAGATATGCTACCAACGATGGATAATGGTTTTGAAATACCTAGTGGGAGTTTGGAAGAGAGTTTGACTGAACTAGAATTGCTTTTGCGAGCTCGTCATAACCAACAATCTGTGGGTCATGACAGGGATCTTAACATATATAGAAGTGGCAGTGCGCCACCCACGGTTGAGGGATCCTTGAGTGCTGTTGGTAGTCTTTTTGCTTATCCTGATTTTGGAGACAATAATGGTGTCAGTGGTGTTGGTGATAGTACTACTGGCAATAATGGAATGCTGTCTGAAGATGAGATACGCTCGCATCCTGCATATCTTTCATACTATTACTCCCACGAAAACATAAATCCAAGGCTGCCTCCACCATTGTTATCAAAAGAGGATTGGCGAGTTGCACAAAGGTTCCAGGCTAGTGGCTCTTCCATTGGGAACATTGGGGACTGGAGAAAGAAGAAGTTGGTTGATGGTGGTGATAGTTCATCATTATTTTCGATGCAACCTGGTCTTTATGTGCAACAAGGGCAAAATGATTTGATGGAACTGAGGAATACCAATGCAAGGAATATGTCCCGGAAGATGTCTGCTGAGTGGCTTGATAGAGGCCCAGATGGTTTGGCTCCGCTGTCTGCTACTGGGATTGGTGCAAGGAGGAAGAGTTTTGCTGACATTCTTCAG GGTGGACTTGATCGACCTGCCATCTTAACTGGCCACCTGTCAAGGCCAGCAAGTCGAAATACTTTCAGTGATATGTTGGATGTGGCTAGCATTGCTGATCCCAGCCCTCCTGGTTTTGGTAGTGGAGCAGAGTCCTTGGAGGGCTTGCCTGCTGGTGTAGCTCATCTTAAGAGCCATGGTAAAACCACTTCTCACTCTTTTGCCTCTGCTGTGGGTTCTTCACTATCGAGGAGTACAACTCCTGAACAACATTTAGTTGGGAGGTCTCCTGGTTCTGGACTTCCTCCTGTTGGGAGCAAGGTCAGCCTAGTAGATAAAAAGAATATTGTTGGATCAAATGCTCAAAATGGGCATCCGTCTGCTGTGCCTGAACTTGCTGAACTTGCAGCTACAATATCTGGGTTGAACTTATCGAAAACTAGACATGCAGATGAGAATAGCCACATGCGATCTCATCTTCAGGCTGATCTGGGTAATCAGCAGAATTTTCCATTAAACTTGCCAAATGGTCATAGTCATAGTGTGCAGCAGCAATTCATTGACAAGTCTAGTGCTGAAAAGCTCTTATTTTCTCCAAACTATATTGACTTCGCAAGGGAAAAGGGGATTGCACCTAATATTAATGCTTCTAAGATTAGTTCCAATGGGGAAGTCAGGATTCCCAAAAGAACTTCCTCTTCTGCAGATCTTTATGCAAAAGTGCATCCTTCTGGATTTGGAAGTTTGGAAGGATCTGATGTTGCACATCCCAATGTGAATCTTTTGAACACAGATTTCATTGGCCGTCTACCTGGTGCTTATTCGGTTAACCAGAAGCTAAATTCTGCAGTTAAGAACAATTTAAGTGCGG GTTTCTCCTTGACTGGTACTGGTGATAGGCAAAGTTCAAATAGAGCAGGAAATCAAGGGTCTGACCTCCTTTCTCCACTTGTAGATCCTCGTTTTATGCAATACTTACAAAGAACTTCTTATGGGACACATACTGCGGCTAGTCCTGATTCTTTGCTTGCCGGGAACCATGGTGGTACTTTGCATGGGGATTTGGATGGCCTTCAAAAGGCATACATTGAGGCAATACTAGCTCAGCAGAAGCAGCAGTATGAATTGTCGCTTTTAGGTAAAGCTGGTGGTCTAAATCAGGGCTATTATGGGAATTCTTCATATGGCCTCGGCATGCCATATGCTGGAAATCCACTGGCAAATTCTGTACTTGCGAACATTGGTTCTGGGAGCATACAGAATGATAGAACTGCACGTTTTAATTCAATGATGAGAAGCTCATCAGGGTCATGGCACTCGGATATCAGTAGTAGTATGGATGGAAGATATGTATCATCTTTATTGGATGAATTTAAGAACAACAAGACTAGGTCTTTTGAACTCTTAGACATTGTTGACCATGTTGTTGAATTCAG TACGGATCAGTACGGTAGTCGCTTTATTCAGCAGAAATTAGAAACTGCCACAGAGGAAGAGAAGATCAAAATATTTCCTAAGATTATTCCCCATGCTTGTGCTTTGATGACTGATGTCTTTGGAAATTATGTCATACAGAAA TTTTTTGAGCATGGTACAGAAAGTCAAAGAGCGGAGTTAGCCACTCAGCTTACAGGTCATGTGTTGCCTCTTAGCCTTCAAATGTACGGTTGCAGAGTGATTCAAAAG GCTTTAGAAGTGGTTGATGTGGACCAGCAAACCAGAATGGTGGCAGAGCTTGATGGTTCAATCATGAAATGTGTTCATGATCAGAACGGTAATCATGTTATTCAAAAGTGTATAGAGTGTGTCCCTCAGGATCGAATTCAATTTATCATTTCAGCTTTCTATGGCCAAGTCGTGGCGCTTTCTACCCACCCTTATGGTTGTCGTGTCATTCAG AGGGTGCTGGAACATTGCTATGATGCAAAAACCCAACAAATCATTATGGATGAGGTCATGCAATCTGTATGCACTCTAGCACAAGATCAATATGGGAATTATGTTATTCAG CCACCTTCTGCGAATATGTCCTATGTCGAGCATCAATGTTGTGGTATTATGTGTCACTGA